The Pseudonocardia sp. EC080619-01 genome segment CCGACAACGGGTAGTAAACCATCGGCTTGTCGTAGACTGGGAGTAACTGTTTCGAAACGGTTAGCGTTGCGGGCTGCAGGCGCGTGCCATTTCCGCCGGCTAGGATTATTCCCTTCATGTATGGCGTCCTCACGTGTCTTCACGCATCATGGTGATTTGAATATAGGTGCTGGACCATACGCTCGAGCCACATTGGATCTTCGGCGACCTTTCCGATCGCATTGTTGATGGCAGTGTTCCCTCAGTGCGGCCTGCTGGCTGAGGATAGTTTGACCAGGTTCGAGGTTCAGGACGCAAGGGTTCAAGCTGATCTTATACAGATGTTCCTTAGTTTTGCGTCAACCTACCGTAAAGAGACGCAGTCGGCTCCTCGCCATCGGAGCGCATGCTAGCAACTCGTCAAGTTTAGGACGAACATGAAAGCAATCCTACAGAGATAGTTAAAACTGCCGCTAGCAAGTGGATCGAGCGTAGCCTTTATTGGTACCGTTACTCGGGTGACGATCTGGCCAGTGCTGTGCAGACTGAGCGGCCTCAAGGAGAGCAGATGAAGAGCACCGCTATTCAGAGCTGTCGAATCTGCGGCAATACTGATCTGAATACGATCCTGGATCTGGGAAAGCAGGCGCTGACAGGGATTTTCCCGCGCAGCCGGAATGAGCCAGAAATCGCCGGGCCGCTCGAACTTATCAAGTGCTCACCACCTGGCTGCGGGCTGGTTCAGCTTCGACACGATGCCGACCTCGAATTGATGTACGGGGAGCGCTATGGCTACCGTTCAAGCATTCGGCCGTTCATGATCAATCATTTGGCCGATAAGGTTGAGCAGGTCACCTCGATGGTCACTCTCGATGCCGGTGACGTGGTTCTCGACATCGGCAGTAACGATGCAACGCTCCTTCATGCATACCGAGGGTCCGATCTGCAGCTGGTTGGGTGTGATCCCTCTGCTGAGAAGTTTCGAGATCGCTATCCGAGTGGAAGCGAGCTCATCGTGGACTTTTTCTCGGCCGCGGCCTACCGCGATCGCATGGGCGACCGGAGTGCGCGCATCGTTACTTCTATCGCTTGTTTCTACGACCTACAAGATCCGACTCAGTTTATGCGAGACGTTCGCTCGATCTTGGCCGAGGACGGCATCTGGATGATTGAGCATAACTATCTGAGGACGATGCTCGAAGCCAACTGTTACGATAATATCTGTCACGAGCATCTCGAATTTTACGCATTTGCACAGATTGAACTCATGGCTTCGATGGCCGGGCTAAAGGTTCTCTCCTCGGAGGTTACGGATGTGTATGGCGGTAGCCTCTGTACCGTGCTAGCTAAGGACACCAGTACCCGTTCGGTGGATGACGCGGGATTGCAGCGGCTACGTGACCTAGAGACGGAAGCCG includes the following:
- a CDS encoding class I SAM-dependent methyltransferase, whose protein sequence is MKSTAIQSCRICGNTDLNTILDLGKQALTGIFPRSRNEPEIAGPLELIKCSPPGCGLVQLRHDADLELMYGERYGYRSSIRPFMINHLADKVEQVTSMVTLDAGDVVLDIGSNDATLLHAYRGSDLQLVGCDPSAEKFRDRYPSGSELIVDFFSAAAYRDRMGDRSARIVTSIACFYDLQDPTQFMRDVRSILAEDGIWMIEHNYLRTMLEANCYDNICHEHLEFYAFAQIELMASMAGLKVLSSEVTDVYGGSLCTVLAKDTSTRSVDDAGLQRLRDLETEAVLDSMAPFEAFAGRIKRHRDELREFLDASAAAGKLTLGYGASTKGNVLLQYCEITEQDLPCIGEVSAEKSGCLTPGSRIPIVSEEAAKAHNPDQLLVLPWVYRDGFIEREQDFLANGGKLVFPLPELDSV